In a single window of the Phycisphaerae bacterium genome:
- a CDS encoding TIGR00282 family metallophosphoesterase, with product MRLLIIGDIVGRPGKHACSQVIPKLIAEREISCVIANAENAASGSGLTPQMFAKLRHYGIDVCTMGDHIYRRREVLPLLESSDRIVRPANLPPEATGAEIAIIEARNGVRVAVISLLGRTFMNVRADCPFHAADRLLAHLGDGVKTVVVDMHAEVTSEKVALGWYLDGRVSAVVGTHTHVQTADERILPRGTAYITDLGMTGPYDSVLGRDKDAVIHSLVTGVPRQYVVATDDARVCGVIIETDDRTGQARWIERVNIPDPQPVPAGPDE from the coding sequence ATGCGACTCCTGATCATTGGGGACATCGTCGGGCGGCCGGGTAAGCACGCCTGCTCGCAGGTCATCCCCAAGCTCATCGCCGAGCGCGAAATCTCTTGCGTGATCGCCAACGCCGAGAACGCCGCGTCCGGCAGCGGCCTCACTCCGCAAATGTTCGCCAAGCTCCGCCACTACGGCATCGACGTCTGCACCATGGGCGACCACATCTACCGCCGGCGTGAAGTCCTCCCGCTGCTCGAATCCTCCGACCGCATCGTCCGCCCCGCGAATTTGCCGCCGGAAGCGACCGGAGCCGAGATCGCCATCATCGAAGCCCGCAACGGCGTGCGCGTGGCCGTGATTTCGCTGCTCGGCCGCACCTTCATGAACGTCCGCGCCGATTGTCCCTTCCACGCCGCCGACCGGTTGCTCGCGCATCTCGGCGACGGCGTGAAGACCGTCGTCGTTGACATGCACGCCGAGGTCACCAGCGAAAAAGTCGCGCTCGGCTGGTACCTCGATGGCCGCGTCTCCGCCGTCGTCGGTACGCACACGCACGTGCAAACCGCCGACGAACGCATCCTCCCGCGTGGCACCGCCTACATCACCGATCTCGGCATGACCGGCCCGTACGATTCCGTCCTCGGCCGCGACAAGGACGCGGTGATCCACTCCCTCGTCACCGGCGTCCCCCGTCAGTACGTCGTCGCCACCGACGATGCCCGCGTTTGCGGCGTGATCATCGAGACCGACGACCGCACCGGCCAGGCCCGCTGGATCGAACGCGTGAACATCCCCGACCCCCAACCAGTCCCGGCCGGCCCGGACGAATAA
- a CDS encoding class II fumarate hydratase: MAESRIERDSMGEMAVPAAALWGASTQRAVLNFPVSGYRFGRRFIRALGLVKYAAAEANKRLGKLDPHVGALIQQAAREVIDGRLDDHFVLDIFQTGSGTSTNMNANEVIARRAGQIGERHEGTESRRHEGGAGMREQGTGNREQAVPTPHIHPNDHVNMGQSSNDVIPTAMHVAIVEALHGDLMPALHGLQKALAAKAQEFDAIVKIGRTHLMDATPIRLGQEFSGYASQIAHADRRIMQKIIILRELPIGGTAVGTGINTHPQFAKLVCEILNHETREAFHEAANHFEAQAAKDAVVAASGVLRTIAVSLTKVANDIRWLGSGPRCGLGELRLPATQPGSSIMPGKVNPVICESVLQVCAQVIGNDAAVTFAAAMLGNLDLHTGMPVMAHNMLESIRLLSNVCHVFADKCIHGLTANTERCTELIEQSLAMCTSLAPLIGYDAAAAIAKEAARTGKTVRQVALEKKVLDEARLREVLDPRSMTEPSDKALPGAG; this comes from the coding sequence ATGGCCGAATCACGAATCGAACGCGACTCGATGGGCGAGATGGCGGTTCCCGCGGCGGCGTTGTGGGGGGCTTCGACGCAGCGGGCGGTGCTGAATTTTCCGGTTAGCGGCTACCGCTTCGGCCGGCGGTTCATCCGGGCGCTGGGGTTGGTGAAGTACGCCGCCGCGGAGGCGAACAAGCGGCTGGGCAAGCTCGATCCACACGTCGGGGCGCTGATTCAGCAAGCGGCGCGCGAGGTCATCGACGGGCGGCTCGACGATCATTTCGTGCTGGACATCTTTCAGACGGGGTCGGGCACCAGCACGAATATGAATGCGAATGAGGTCATTGCGCGGCGGGCGGGGCAGATCGGGGAGAGGCACGAAGGCACGGAATCCAGAAGGCACGAAGGGGGGGCGGGGATGAGGGAACAGGGAACGGGGAACAGGGAACAGGCCGTTCCCACGCCGCACATTCACCCCAACGACCACGTCAACATGGGGCAGTCTTCCAATGACGTGATTCCGACCGCGATGCATGTCGCCATTGTCGAGGCGCTGCATGGCGACCTCATGCCGGCACTGCATGGGCTGCAGAAGGCGCTCGCGGCGAAGGCGCAGGAGTTCGACGCGATCGTCAAGATCGGGCGGACCCACCTGATGGACGCGACGCCGATCCGGCTGGGACAGGAATTCAGCGGGTACGCGAGCCAGATTGCGCACGCCGACCGGCGAATCATGCAGAAAATCATCATCCTGCGCGAGTTGCCGATCGGCGGGACGGCGGTCGGGACGGGCATCAACACGCATCCGCAGTTCGCGAAGCTCGTCTGCGAGATTCTGAACCACGAGACGCGCGAGGCGTTCCACGAGGCAGCGAACCATTTCGAGGCGCAGGCGGCGAAGGATGCGGTCGTGGCGGCGTCGGGCGTGCTGCGGACCATCGCGGTCAGCCTGACGAAGGTCGCGAACGACATTCGCTGGCTCGGCAGCGGGCCGCGCTGCGGGTTGGGCGAGCTGCGGCTGCCGGCGACGCAGCCGGGCAGCTCGATCATGCCGGGCAAGGTGAACCCGGTGATTTGCGAGTCGGTGCTGCAGGTGTGCGCGCAGGTGATCGGGAATGACGCGGCGGTGACGTTCGCGGCGGCGATGCTCGGCAATCTCGACCTGCACACGGGGATGCCGGTGATGGCGCACAACATGCTGGAATCGATCCGGCTGCTGAGCAACGTGTGCCACGTCTTCGCGGACAAGTGCATCCACGGGCTGACGGCGAACACGGAGCGCTGCACGGAGCTGATCGAGCAGTCGCTGGCGATGTGCACAAGCCTGGCACCGCTCATCGGCTATGATGCCGCCGCGGCGATTGCGAAGGAAGCGGCCCGGACGGGCAAGACGGTGCGGCAAGTGGCGCTGGAGAAGAAGGTGCTGGACGAAGCGCGGCTCCGCGAGGTGCTCGATCCGCGGTCGATGACGGAGCCGAGCGATAAGGCGCTGCCGGGGGCGGGGTAA